CAACTCCCATTAGATGTTCTATTTCTTGCATCAATTCGAAATTCATGAGCTACTTTTTTCTTGTTGGTGGATTGAGTCTATAacattctatttttcttttttggtcaattgagtcctaattaTTTTCTGTTTTGGTCCATCTCCACAGCTCAGTTGATTAAGAGGTGAAAGATTAATCCGATCGCACTTGATCACGAGCCATCGTAAAGTTTCAAAGAGATTGGACACCTGGTACTTGTCTCTGTACAATTTAACAGCAGCTGCGTGAGCAAGAAGTTCGTTGTGCCCGACGATGTATGGCTCGGTGCCCGAATTGCCACCTGTGCAGTTGAGCATCTGCCAATCGGAGCACCGACCCGGTGCCAACTGTCCGTTGGCATACCCGCCACTAGCATATGACCATGGCTCATTTAGAGTTATCCAATGTTTGACTCTATCCCCAAATTCCTTGAAGCAGACCTCCACATAGTCCCGAAAATCATCCCTAATTAAGGCGGCGGCAAATGTCAATTTTAGTAATTCACGGCTAAGTTTAAAGAATATCTCTCTTTTGAACTTACACAACATGGGAACTCAAGAAACCACCATATTCCTCCTCTAGGGCTTGGGGAAGGTCCCAGTGAAATAGTGTAACAAAAGGTTGAATACCtgcaacaataataataaacaaatctCTACTTTGCCAGGGAGTGATTTATATATAAACAGAAATGAACCaagtgaaaagaaattaaaaaaaaaaaattggaggcaAGACCGTGGGCAAGGAGCTCATTGATGAGGTTGTTGTAGTACTTTACTCCTTCCTTGTTGATGCCtccctctagctttccctcTGAAAATCAGCACATCCCCTGGTTAGCTACCAGACTAAGGGTGTCGAGGGATTGGGTCGGGTCGGAATATTATAGCCACCCAAACTGTCAGGATATCCGAATTCCTGTACTTATTACCCGAACCGAATGAGACCCGGCCCGGAAGAATCTAATTTTTTGGGTCGGTCCTGGTCGGTTGGGCTTTTTTGACAGCCCTATACCGGATGCATTTGAAGCCTCATGCAATAAGACAAAAGTAATCTCTAATGGAGAGAAATGAAATGGTGATGGTCTTACTAGGTAAAACTCGAGACCATGAGATTGAGAATCTGTAGGCATCTAACCCCATTTCCTTCATTATCCCCACATcttcctggaaaaaaaaaaatcaatcgtTAGGAGTCAAAACATTTTCTgttccaattttcttttgctgacaTCATTTTTAATTAGTGGTATTCAATGCTGATTACGTACCTTGTACCGGTGGTACGAATCGACAGCCACATCCCCGTTGCTACCATCGGCTATTTTGCCTGTCCTTCACGGCAACAAAACGgatcatcatcaaaaagggtttTGTCAAGATTGTCGCCTGAATCTTGGTGAGGCCCGTGGAAGCCCTTTCTGGTGGCCGGCTTGGGCCATGATGCCCTCGCCCGGACCAGGCGAGGATCACTGGCCCTCGCCGATGGCCGGCCATGGTCAGCCAAAGTAtgtaaaagagaaatgaaaagaaaaaaataataaaaaaaagttgaaaaatattaaaatattattaaaattgttcatGCCGACACCGGCTGTATCACGTAAGACGATCGGTGTCCGCATCGacatcaacgatttccgatcaaaattgatcggatggactccattggcaaaacttaaaaatgtttaaaactgaattggcaaaactgtaacatgtttaagacttttttgggcaatttttccAGAAAAAAGTATGTTGAAACTAAAGAACTTTTCTTAATTGCTGGTTTGTGCCATTGATGACACAAAACCGCGGCCAATTATTTAAAGAGAGAGACCTGGATACTTGTGAGTGAAATAATCCCAGATACTTGGCCCTCTACCATCTTCATTAGCTGCACCTTCGTACTGGAAAACcaagagaaagaacaaaaaaaaaaaaaaaaaactaaacaaatAAGCAAACAAACTAACAATCGGACCATTTTTCTActgttttattaaaaaaaaataaccacgCAGGATGCATATATGGACTCAGTTTCGCCGCGAGGCATAACGATGGGGATGAAAACACAGCCGCGACAGAGGGAATCTAATCTACCTGGTAGGCGGCAGACGCCGTCCCGAAGAGGAAGCCTGCCGGGAAGCTGCTCCGGTTGAGCGAGACGGTGTCATAGCCGGCCGGCTTGAAGGCACCGTGCTCAGCTTTGCAATGACTCGCCGAGCTCACGAGGGCTAGAATGCATAAAAGCATCAGTTCATGAACACGAAACGCCATGACTGACACACTTTCTTTGGGATAGACCGTGGCTTTTGGTTTGGCTGTATTTATAGAGATGGTGAAGGCAACGAAACCCCACCTCCCCCcccgccccctccccccccgTTCACATTTTCGTGCGGAAAACCAGCCGTGAATAGGACGAACGGTGGGGCGTGTTTTAGATCGTGTGAAGATATAAAGATACTATTATTATGCATAATCTCTTAGcgactttttttataaaaaaaaaaattaaagaattttaCTTTACGTAATTTGAATGGGGtgacaataaattaaaaaaaggggacGTTGGAGTTCAAGTAGATAAATCTCGTGCATATATAATGTCATACAATTTGgaaagaagttattttttcataaaacataAAGTATCGTCACTAGTATTGCTCAAAGACTAAGGACCTGTTTGATAATAATTCAGTTCCCAAGAACAGGTTTCGagtagaaatgatttttttcgatTCTGCTCTCGAGAACAATTTCTGAGTGAAAGAATGTGTTTgttaaccgcacaaaatttctattctcggattagaaaaatgaaaaaaaaatgcatttggtacGACCCTAAAATTTCTACtcccatttttttcatttaattgtaAAATTATGAGTAGAGACGCCATCTGTTTTCCTTTAAGCATCCAATAATCAAAGTGTCTAGTTGCTAGAGGCCCGCTTGGCAATGATTTTGGTTCACTGATTCTGTTctccagaacaaaaaaagataaaaattatgtttggtaatgtaaataattctgattctattctattttcgggaacagtttctgagcaaaaagaagaacaaaaaaaaaaaaaaaagctggttcgaaaaaaaaaaagccacttttcggaaatatatatatttgttacgTTTTAAATGTAGGGATTGAACAAGCTAAGAACACATATAATCAACATTTCTATTTAAGTTCTTTGCTATAATTGACCTATTCATTGTACCCACATTCAATAACGAACCATTATACCACACTAAAATTACTTATGAGAGCCTAAATCTTGTTGGACAAGTGAGAATTAAAAGGTAACTAATTGAATTAATCTAAAATCACACACTAATTCAACATGGtctcttttttttaagcttaaaatgacttaTTATGACGAGAAAATTAGATGGAATAGCATAGAGAAATATTATAtacaatatgcaatatgttatataagaaaatcaatatgaattaatcttcaattaatttcaaatttgggtaaaattttagaaagtaactacataattatttgacctaaatgacaaaaattgggacaAGAAATTGCTATCCGTAAActgaaattttgtgcggttaccAAACGCGAATCTAttctaggaacagaaattttgtgcggttatcaagcacgttttaattttctaaaactcatctaggaaatagaatcagaaaaatcaattccaaTCAGAATAACTTTTTCATATTAGAATCGTTGTCATATAGGCCCTAGAACTATATCATCTGTTTTCTTGCTTCCATATGACTCGGTCAGATTGTGACATCAAGTCTATTCTAGCTGGTGAAGTCATGATGGTACAATAGAAATGCAAATCGTTCCACCGTGTAATCTTACGTGCCATTTTACCCCccccaacaaaataaaaataaaaatcttaagtGCCATTCAAAATATCAATGAAAATCGTTCTACTGCGTAAGCTTACgtgccaattttgaccaaaaaaaaaagagaaaatcttaGGTGCCATTCAATATTATATAGACGATCCTACTAATATATAGACCGTCGTCTCAGTATCCTCCAAATTCTCATGACGTGCAATTCAAAATTGAGGTTGGTGACTTTTGAAGCCTTAGCGTTTGTAACATTTGGTGTAAGTACGCTGAAGGTTAATAGAAAGGTAGTTGGCGTCTcgattcaaaattttgaatggAAGGTTTTGTTATAATATGTCGTCTTGTCTGGACGAAATGAGAAGAACAAATTACTAGAATAGTTTATTGAACCTCGACGTGCTTCAGATGGCCTCCTAATATAAatctccaagaaaaaaaaatgttgagggCAGGCAGAGGAAATTCAACACCTTCATCCGAGAGATCGTCAAGCGAGAATCTAAGTCCGAGTCTGTTGATGTATCCGATTGGATCCACTTAactcaaaaatttaaacaaatgaGTTAAAAGCAAGTTTGAATCTATTAACTGCTTCACACTACACCAATCTTTCTATATGGGacttatctcaacttgattCTTCAACGCCAACCTTCATCCCTAGTCTCTTTCTCCATATCGAATCACGAAGGGTAGCTGCTTGATAGATTGTTACCATTTGTTGGGAAGCACACAAGAAACCATAGTTTCACTTGTGGAGATCGTCAAGAAAGAATTCAAAttcgagcccgtcaacatatttgGATGGACTCACattcacttaaaaacttaaaccaatgagttatgagctaaCTTAGATATCTTGATTGCTTCACACCACACCAATCCTCcaatcttgaactttttaacacaactcacatatgCAACTCACCACTTCAAATGCATATGTCGAACACTGGAAATGCTTACGACATCAAAACTTATCCCGtccaataattcaaactttcaaaaatcatgagGTGGTACTACGTTTTGTCTTTGGGTCGATCAAGTCAACTAAACGGCAGTCGTCTCCTATAAAGAACGTCGCAGAACGACAAATCCGGTGTGATTCTCGTTCCATTCAATGATCAATACAAGACAGACTACAAAAAGGCCGGAGATTCCAATTTAAAGCCAGTCAgtctacttttcttcttctatattTTTCGAcaaaaggacacctcaagtgttaatatttatgaacgacgctcactttggtattaatatttttttgttatcacttaagtcccaatttttttacgaaacgataatttaagtgccaactttagtgaagtcgccggaatttcttgccttcggcactaaagtaattatttttctccgatttggcactaaagtgattgtttttggatcacttaattGTCAACTCTAGTGAGATCGCCGGAATTTCTTACCATTGGCATTAAAGTTAtcttttttctccgatttgatattaaagtgatcgtttctTGGATCATttaattgctaatttttttaaaaaaagattatttaatAGCCAACTCCGGTAAAGTCAtcggaatttctcgccgttggcattaaagtgatctttttttcttagatttggcacttaagtgattcaaaaaaaaatatcgataaTAAAGTTAGcattgtacataaatattgatacTTGAAGTGTCTTTATGCCTATATTTTTCTAACTCATCTATGCGCATGACTCACGATGTCGCAAACACATATCCGGAGATTCCCACCACGTGATTTGGACTTTAGTGTCGGTAAGAAATTGCCCTCTGGTCTGTCTTTACTTGTATCAGTCAACAGAATCGATCGCACTTATCCGCAAAGATAAGCATTACGTGACCAGAACAACTTGTCCGCCATGGAAACCATAAGGAAGGTCTAATAAGAAGGATCGGACACATTACGTGAGCACCGCGTCGAAGAGCAATCACGTCCTAGGGCCATACTTTAGGGACGGCCAGCTCGTCCCCGCCGGCAACGAGAACCATTTGTCAAGGGCTTTTAAGGGAAACCGAGCCATCCCTTATGGGCTACCCTCGGCGACGGTGCGGAGAGCCTAACGATGGGGTCTCGGAATATAGGCCAAACCGGACGACGGGAGCAATCCGCCAGTGCTCATTAGGGTTTTGGACCATTATCTTATAACTAATAATGAAGAGCCTGTTTTTCTCGAAAGAACAAACTACCATATAATATCATGTACTTCTCTGATTTAATAGGCTTATAATAATCTACGTTTCTCCGATTTTCAGTCGCCTGTTCGTTGATGTTATAACTTGGTCAGTTTTGAATCGCTTGTCTGCTATTGCGCTCGGAATCAAATCAATAACCTTATATTACTCGAGGGAATCAAAGTTCTCTGTTGATGAATTCTTTGGTTGTATTGATAACTACATGAGCATATCTAGAAATTCGTAATGTATGCAATGTCTATCCTCAACTCTAATGCTTCTTGAGAAAGCTCTTGAACTAATATGTTGACGGTTTGGGGATTCTCTTCAACCCGTTCCGGTGATCGCCATAGTTGATGCCAAATCGAGCGGTGTAACCGCTAGCCCATTCGAAATTGTCCGACAACGACCACACGGAGTAGCCTTTCACCTTCACACCATCCCTACAACAGAATATGACGAACCCACATCAGTCAAAAGCTAAAGCCAGCCCGTGAAGTTCCCTCCATGATTCTCCCCGACATTTTAGCCAAAGGAGTACCGTCAAATGACAAACTTACTTGATCGCCTCTCGGAGATGCGAGCATTGGCGATTGTGATAACCGATTCTCAGGTAGTCGAACAGCTGTTGCTCCAATAGCATCTTCggggaaaagtactaaaagaAGTCCTAGACATATTggattagtaccaattcagtcttaaacattttaattgagccaatttaaccataaaccttttaacattagtatcaattcagtgcATTCGGCCAATTTATGTAAGAAATTGTTTGCGTGAATGTCGGCTGTCTTATGTGACATGACAAGCGCTGAGgtagatatttttaaaaataattaatcatttatatatatttttttcctttcttgttttctttcgtttatttttttgccgATGGCAAAGGATGCAGGCTTCGCCCAACACAGGTGAGCATTGGCCTCCCTAGGTTGCACCTAGGCGAGGACTAATGCCAGCGAGGCCCCCCTCACCTAATCTAGTGCGGTCAACCCTTGACCGGGCTAGGGTGGCCTTGCCGAGCCCGACGAGCCACGAGTTGAGGAGGTTAACCCTTGTCCTCTCCCGGGCGAGGCCGATCAAAGGCTACCCCGGCCTAGGCGAGGCTCGACCCTTGC
The genomic region above belongs to Rhodamnia argentea isolate NSW1041297 chromosome 6, ASM2092103v1, whole genome shotgun sequence and contains:
- the LOC125315650 gene encoding beta-glucosidase 12-like — its product is MAFRVHELMLLCILALVSSASHCKAEHGAFKPAGYDTVSLNRSSFPAGFLFGTASAAYQYEGAANEDGRGPSIWDYFTHKYPGKIADGSNGDVAVDSYHRYKEDVGIMKEMGLDAYRFSISWSRVLPKGKLEGGINKEGVKYYNNLINELLAHGIQPFVTLFHWDLPQALEEEYGGFLSSHVVDDFRDYVEVCFKEFGDRVKHWITLNEPWSYASGGYANGQLAPGRCSDWQMLNCTGGNSGTEPYIVGHNELLAHAAAVKLYRDKYQASQKGAIGITLVSHWMVPYSDAKHNQNAALRALDWMLGWFLNPITYGNYPHSMRSLIGKRLPKFTREQSLMVKGSFDFLGLNYYTANYAKYMPHSNDLSSSYLTDARANLSTERNGIPIGPGAASSWLYVYPSGIQSLLMYVKTKYQNPLIYITENGIDEFNNSTLPLEQQLADYMRIDYYYHHLSYLRKAIKDGVNVKGYFAWSLLDNFEWSSGYTVRFGINYVDYKNGLKRYPKQSAIWFKSFLDKF